One Dermatophagoides farinae isolate YC_2012a chromosome 1, ASM2471394v1, whole genome shotgun sequence genomic region harbors:
- the LOC124491807 gene encoding uncharacterized protein LOC124491807 isoform X2: MTTDVTPTMAMTTCTNEQSPSSITARFSDPLGSPPTVSSGFSDDYYYGPSSGEFSSSANGDSMSINPPPLSCNDNNYWALISKNDNFQLKLESRENFVCFIGSDFVLRQQKQIQSSSNKKNKDDHQAVLIYASGSFHLKDLDSKFGTFVNELRVRSRSFIRLNIDDEIRFGFGPDIYQLKHLPLNQINCNHSPHIQRVNINKDDENHYRSTTPLTTMKNDNINEFIVLGNEHDNVSVNNDDNKQLKQNSISNPLASPTAFKQSPMNKLFRISIRKNDKKSDPVKRGSKKNAIQASTSTASSASSSSSSKSSSSHNKLSPSSFSLMSSSSSSSSQSSTPVTLTNYTQQPTSSSSSMFMSAMKMVKARFKKKSSSATVSAKDKKESVFICSGNDDITFIRYRHNFEKNHPPIHQQNKIEPCSISAPESPNQSRHHVYHSHTYQNTEFLRKLSDDYPFTSHSGFPFITDEHEYDEVTPDLNLDNDADDDEEVPSCCSDVSEQQWTCESKASTNVDDNNQHFNHNHHTLCPSTPLQLLQPNSPSLKTKHTSVMNTATSVQQDCGLYLENHHHDIIDTDEYNASHSHECFDVENHTSTQAISTLSTIHHLPHLNSEDRLNNNSSLDSNIVHFEYLKNLKNNKFESNTSSDIKMDSCEKSINSSTILFDDEKRTKLHQQESNDESFCQNNVIISPLSSSSSHQQETATMTTIETTTVTFGSTSSLLLYTSPKQSSVTSTTSTINNHIQCSDCNVQHRVDYICQNKLERQKDKIVFSGDDGKCRGSSINFSYSASAVGEKEQVNSANKTLFNFEQWLPLTTTTVETATATASVNETTLKHRNNIEQHLNQLNNKSIHKHSGRQQLVVVPVDSDSGAVTDADTNDLYDIDDIGHLRRGQRRPSSSSSSSTKITSSFDHYHTGNLLASTSSGQSSLGTSTTLANLNNHNESQSSSLEHDVEFDYQQQHGNCTKTPQPQSLPVFMQQPRSRHSIGGMAFVIDFNDNVSHNKTHYSTCNNYNKGQKDNRRPSPLLFNNPNTNVNCMSDVEQQMTNVSPHTGNSNTATNDITITATSVKRLSNVTSVPPTALNKTNIAYVFDVNDMNDKQKPSIELSNDSGHTQYHSSSSMKKSDTYDKKINKLLANDMNNDKDNLVKNDYQKNPNNHCSVTIPLSSTTEINEMSKNIETNSNRIISGVEMIDDDKSRHSDATLQQSTSRRSAQLSESAVYLINRMFEHNNYQHNPHHHRSNSTNSHGCYDLGDDVDFDNHHRPEEYFDGGEHYGHIPHANNVKPSIKTSATKTTKPHLIAKSPNSHSIEYDDDSLSLMNSIKDRSHTLAVQSHRSSLHRHTPKSSVSDSADTMTCMDKQLIDSNINIVDDDGELSDTGTYVIDIDELTGEKLRRKSENVMNSKKTIHKSSTKKKSAQPKHQLADDDDEIRIKSSDGDLGVGSGPIARCNDGEGGNGETNSDEFGYEEDDDDDEDKLEVARKQIDELFSNYEKQKKNSSHQPLKKDATFTRSKRRSSCSEVNSSSTYHNDKSCRPNQMIGVQQSTQLFNVIDDTVVHSKNTGDKSKKRISSELMSAFKRINSKLEKTARLGKLSLLSSSSTSCTPLVGTDNTNTNDDNHHSTKSVSAQSKLPIKCRSAPSTPLLDDRKHSANNRLCSRNINGKSRISSAIPNNEYSSSTERIDNDDRQQRARSGSITSSNSASSSLRFNRAFALRRARLGMDTCGVEISEQSANKAKESQKINSSKTTKLSSPVSFKRNDGGRFSLRVPGARIPFNTCNQSTKGSRKPPSSSTTVVPPTNRKVLKQSPVSSKIPTLKSYSASSSVCSSIENLSNGPVKGKAKDSKSLSSIDHRNQSQRRVIPHSDNEIQFDAECSSCDDGEILTYPALPFTRFGRRSLRFMPSSGCNENSTPWLKSLSNKSVDSNADIVNKRNKAEIQPQPINQGSYSLFGGSRRTSSANSYCSESESQNYSSAIEPSSPSIVDPRTARPIVPPFQVGKRFFSTKPHRMAQFDKDFNTIIHGHHSASANPSPMRQLSADPNLMTHSVTECLLSDRSSIDGKRQEIKSNEISAASTAIASSINARIFSISPLDSLVISAINQLSSKLRTRMRDFLERERYNHLLGSEARTLIDEILPQVNTNGNGPDSSKSNQIRNNYNHDSSNISRDLSNILKNLKKVEQIFDVFSMVVEPYTNESKIVELHKTDGPIITNASDTDTSGSDDGTNGSVVIANCTSTETSINRSRRSPFIIPTQQSSAKAFSQSPPSSESLSQSRSGFFIEI; this comes from the exons atgaCCACCGATGTGACACCGACGATGGCAATGACCACATGTACCAATGAACAATCGCCATCATCGATAACAGCCAGATTTAGCGATCCGTTGGGTTCGCCTCCAACAGTTTCGTCTGGCTTTtcagatgattattattatggtccATCATCGggtgaattttcatcatcggcaAATGGTGATTCCATGTCCATAAATCCACCGCCGTTATCATGtaacgataataattattggGCACTCATTtctaaaaatgataattttcaattgaaactTGAATCTCGAGAAAATTTTGTCTGTTTCATTGGTTCTGATTTTGTTCttcgacaacaaaaacaaatacaatcatcaagcaacaaaaaaaataaagacgATCATCAAGCAGTATTGATTTATGCCAGCGGATCATTTCATCTTAAAGATCTTGATTCGAAATTCGGT ACATTTGTAAATGAACTTCGTGTACGGTCTCGTAGTTTCATACGtttgaatattgatgatgaaattcgttttggttttggtccggatatttatcaattaaaACATTTaccattgaatcaaatcaattgtaaTCACAGCCCACACATTCAACGAGTGAATAtcaataaagatgatgaaaaccaTTATCGATCGACAACGCCtttaacaacaatgaaaaatgacaatataAATGAGTTTATCGTACTTGGTAACGAACACGACAATGTTTctgttaataatgatgacaacaagcaactgaaacaaaattcaataagcAATCCATTAGCATCACCAACGGCTTTTAAACAATCACCAATGAATAAACTTTTTCGTATTAGcattagaaaaaatgataaaaaatctgATCCAGTTAAACGTGGATCGAAAAAGAATGCGATACAAGCATCGACATCTACAGcttcatcagcatcatcatcatcatcatccaaatccTCATCATCGCATAATAAACTATCTCCATCGTCTTTTTCCCtgatgtcatcatcatcatcatcatcatctcaatcATCAACGCCAGTGACTTTAACAAATTATACACAACAGccaacgtcatcatcatcttcgatGTTCATGTCGGCCATGAAAATGGTAAAAGCTCGATTCAAAAAGAAATCTTCATCAGCCACGGTCTCTGCTAAAGATAAGAAAGAATCAGTATTTATTTGTTCAGGTAACGATGACATTACCTTCATCCGTTATCGTcacaattttgaaaaaaatcatccgCCCATTCATCAACAGAATAAAATCGAACCATGTTCAATATCAGCTCCAGAATCACCTAATCAATCTCGTCATCATGTCTATCATAGTCATACATATCAGAATACAGAATTCCTAAGAAAATTATCTGATGATTATCCGTTTACTTCACATTCTGGCTTTCCTTTCATTACAGATGAacatgaatatgatgaagtAACTCCTGATTTGAACCTGGATAATgatgccgatgatgatgaagaagttCCTAGTTGTTGTTCTGATGTTAGTGAACAACAATGGACCTGTGAATCTAAAGCATCaaccaatgttgatgataacaatcagcatttcaatcataatcatcacacaTTGTGCCCATCAACACCATTACAATTACTGCAGCCGAATTCGCCGTCCTTAAAAACGAAGCATACTTCTGTTATGAATACAGCAACAAGTGTTCAACAAGATTGTGGCTTGTATCtggaaaatcatcatcacgatatTATCGACACTGATGAATACAATGCGTCTCATTCACATGAATGTTTTGACGTTGAAAATCACACATCGACACAAGCAATATCCACTTTATCAACGATCCATCATTTGCCACATCTAAACAGTGAAGATCGTCTGAACAATAATAGTAGCTTAGATTCAAACATTGTTCACTTTGAAtacttgaaaaatttaaaaaacaacaagtttGAATCAAACACTAGCAGCGACATCAAAATGGACAGCTGCGAAAAATCTATTAATTCATCAACGATCTTGTTCG ATGATGAGAAACGAACAAAATTACATCAAcaagaatcaaatgatgagtCGTTTTGCCAAAATAACGTCATAATTTcaccactatcatcatcatcgtcgcaTCAACAAGAAACGgcgacaatgacaacaatcgAAACTACTACTGTCACATTTGGCTCAACATCTtccttattattatatacgaGTCCGAAACAGTCATCGGTTACATCGACTACATCAActattaataatcatatcCAGTGCAGTGATTGTAACGTTCAACATCGAGTTGATTATATTTGCCAAAATAAACTAGAAAGGCAAAAAGATAAAATCGTTTTTTCTGGTGACGATGGAAAGTGTCGAGGTagttcaataaatttttcatattctgCTTCTGCTGTTGGTGAAAAAGAACAAGTCAATTCAGCTAACAAAACtctattcaattttgaacaaTGGTTACCTttgacaacgacaacggtGGAAACCGCTACGGCAACGGCATCTGTCAATGAAACAACCTTGAAGCACAGGAACAATATCGAACAACATTTGAATCAgttaaacaacaaatcaatacATAAACATAGTGGTAGGCAGCAACTAGTCGTCGTACCGGTTGATTCAGATTCAGGTGCCGTAACTGATGCCGATACAAACGATCTTTATGATATTGACGATATTGGACATTTGAGACGAGGACAACGACGaccatcctcatcatcatcatcatcgacaaaaaTAACCAGTTCATTTGACCATTATCATACGGGAAATCTTCTTGCATCGACCAGTAGtggacaatcatcattaggaACATCGACCACATTGGctaatttgaataatcatAACGAATCTCAATCGTCTTCATTGGAACatgatgttgaatttgattatcaacaacaacatggtAATTGTACCAAAACTCCTCAGCCACAATCATTGCCAGTATTTATGCAACAGCCACGTTCTCGTCATTCAATTGGTGGCATGGCATTtgtgattgatttcaatgataatgttagTCATAATAAAACTCATTATTCTACTTGTAATAATTATAACAAAGGTCAAAAAGATAACAGAAGACCATCACCACTTTTATTTAACAATCCAAATACTAATGTAAATTGTATGAGTGatgttgaacaacaaatgacTAATGTATCTCCTCATACTGGAAATTCGAATACTGCCACCAATGACATTACGATAACTGCGACATCAGTGAAACGATTGTCAAACGTAACATCTGTACCACCGACTGCATTAAACAAAACTAATATTGCTTATGTGTTCGATGTAAATGATATGAACGATAAACAGAAGCCATCTATTGAATTGTCAAACGATTCCGGTCACACCCaatatcattcatcatcatcgatgaagaAAAGTGATACTtacgataaaaaaatcaataaactATTGGCAAATGATATGAATAACGACAAAGACAATCTTgtcaaaaatgattatcaaaaaaatcctaaTAATCATTGTTCAGTAACAATACCTTTATCATCAACTACGGAGATCAATGAAATGTCGAAGAATATAGAGAcaaattcgaatcgaattatTTCAGGTGTCGAAAtgatagatgatgataaaagtcGTCATAGTGATGCAACActacaacaatcaacatcacGGCGAAGTGCTCAATTAAGTGAGTCTGCTGTTTACTTGATTAATCGAATGTTTGagcataataattatcaacataatcctcatcatcatcgtagcAATAGTACGAATAGCCATGGATGTTATGATTTgggtgatgatgttgattttgataatcatcatcgaccaGAAGAATATTTTGACGGTGGTGAGCATTATGGTCACATTCCTCATGCCAACAATGTAAAACCGTCAATCAAAACATCAGCAactaaaacaacaaaaccacATTTAATAGCCAAATCACCTAATAGTCATAGTatcgaatatgatgatgattcattgagTTTAATGAATTCTATTAAAGATCGATCACATACTTTGGCAGTCCAATCACATCGGTCATCATTACATCGACATACTCCTAAATCCTCAGTATCCGATAGCGCTGATACCATGACTTGTATGGATAAACAGTTAATCGATTCGAACATCAATattgttgacgatgatggtgaattaAGCGATACTGGAACGTATGTTATCGATATTGATGAGCTAACGGGAGAAAAACTTAGACGAAAATCAGAAAATGttatgaattcaaaaaaaacaatccatAAATCGTCtacgaagaaaaaatctgCTCAACCCAAACATCAGCTCgccgacgatgatgacgagaTCCGAATTAAATCATCCGATGGAGATTTAGGTGTCGGCAGTGGACCTATTGCTCGTTGTAATGATGGTGAAGGTGGTAACGGTGAAACTAATTCCGATGAATTTGGTTACGAAgaagatgacgatgatgatgaagataagCTTGAAGTAGCCCGAAAACAGATTGATGAACTATTCAGTAATTAtgagaaacagaaaaagaataGTAGCCATCAACCACTAAAGAAAGATGCAACATTCACTCGATCGAAACGTCGTTCCAGCTGTTCAGAAGTTAATAGTTCATCGACATATCATAATGACAAATCATGTCgaccaaatcaaatgattggtGTTCAACAATCAACTCAATTATTTAATGTTATCGACGATACAGTTGTACATTCAAAAAACACCGGTgataaatctaaaaaaagaattagtAGTGAATTAATGAGCGCATTCAAGAGGATTAACTCCAAATTAGAAAAAACAGCTCGACTCGGAAAgttatcattgttgtcatCTTCGTCAACTAGTTGCACACCGTTAGTCGGTACCGATAATACCAAcacaaatgatgacaatcatcattcaacaaaatcGGTTTCAGCACAATCTAAACTACCAATAAAGTGTCGTTCAGCACCTTCGACGCCATTATTGGATGATCGTAAACATTCGGCCAATAATCGATTGTGTAGTCGAAACATTAACGGTAAATCCAGGATCTCGTCAGCAATTCCAAATAACGAATATTCATCCTCAACTGAAcgaattgataatgatgatcgtcaACAACGAGCTCGTAGTGGATCGATAACATCTAGCAATTCGGCCTCTTCTAGCTTACGTTTCAATCGTGCATTTGCATTGCGTCGTGCTCGTCTCGGTATGGATACTTGTGGTGTGGAAATTTCCGAACAATCTGCTAATAAGGCTAAAGaatcacaaaaaataaattcatctaAAACGACAAAACTATCATCACCAGTATCATTTAAACGGAATGATGGTGGAAGATTCAGTCTTCGGGTACCAGGCGCTCGAATTCCGTTCAACACTTGTAATCAGTCGACAAAAGGATCACGAAAACCACCGTCTTCTTCGACGACGGTGGTTCCGCCAACTAATCGAAAAGTACTGAAACAATCACCGGTTTCGAGTAAAATCCCAACATTGAAATCCTattcagcatcatcatccgtTTGTTCATCTATTGAAAATCTTTCGAATGGTCCTGTAAAAGGCAAGGCGAAAGATAGTAAATCATTGTCTTCCATAGATCATCGTAATCAATCACAACGCAGAGTTATTCCTCATTCAgacaatgaaattcaattcgatgCCGAATGTTCGTCATGTGATGATGGCGAAATACTAACATATCCTGCATTACCTTTCACACGTTTCGGCAGACGCTCATTACGTTTTATGCCATCATCTGGTTGCAATGAAAATAGCACACCATGGCTAAAATCGCTTTCAAATAAATCTGTCGATTCAA ATGCCGATATTGTTAACAAACGGAATAAGGCAGAAATACAACCACAGCCGATTAATCAAGGTTCATATTCCTTATTTGGTGGATCACGTCGAACATCTTCAGCTAATAGTTATTGCTCGGAGAGCGAGAGCCAAAATTACAGTTCTGCTATTGAACCTTCATCACCTTCTATTGTTGATCCTAGAACAGCTAGGCCAATCGTCCCTCCGTTTCAGGTTGGGAAACGTTTCTTTTCCACTAAACCACACCGAATGGCACAATTTGATAAGGATTTCAACACCATTATCCATGGCCATCATTCTGCTAGTGCTAATCCATCACCAATGCGACAATTATCAGCCGATCCTAATTTGATGACTCATTCAGTTACCGAATGTTTATTATCGGATCGTTCAAGTATTGATGGCAAAAGAcaagaaatcaaatcaaacgaaaTATCCGCAGCATCCACAGCCATTGCATCTAGCATAAATGCCCGgatattttccatttctccATTGGATTCATTAGTAATATCCGCTATTAATCAATTGTCTTCTAAACTTCGAACAAGAATGCGAGATTTCCTTGAACGTGAACGCTATAATCATTTGCTTGGATCCGAAGCTCgaacattgattgatgaaattttacCTCAAGTAAACACTAATGGAAACGGACctgattcatcaaaatctaaTCAAATACGTAAcaattataatcatgattcatcaaatattaGTCGTGATCTGtcgaatatattgaaaaatttgaaaaaagtcGAACAAATTTTCGATG TTTTCTCCATGGTTGTCGAACCGtatacaaatgaatcaaaaattgtcGAACTCCACAAAACAGATGGCCCAATCATAACGAACGCCTCAGATACTGATACTAGCGGAAGTGATGATGGTACAAATGGATCGGTAGTCATAGCCAATTGCACAAGTACCGAAACATCTATAAATCGATCACGACGATCACCATTTATAATCCCTACCCAACAATCATCAGCAAAAGCCTTTTCtcaatcaccaccatcatccgAATCATTATCCCAATCACGATCAGGATTctttattgaaatttaa